The following are encoded together in the Acidobacteriota bacterium genome:
- a CDS encoding TRAP transporter TatT component family protein: MRESVMMLSGARGGSDRYEVQWRLARALFFLGQQAGSRDSGKQLYSAGIGAGERAIALNPERVEGHFWVGVNLSLFAEVDRGIRGARALRWARAELKRAAAISESYHDAGPLRVLGRLEHKAPRILGGSRKRSRELLERALEIAPSNSVTLTYAAELAIDNGERDRAASFLQQVIEHPIDAEWVFENKRDCDLARSLLERLAQS, from the coding sequence GTGAGAGAGTCTGTCATGATGCTCTCAGGCGCGCGAGGCGGCAGCGACCGTTACGAGGTGCAGTGGCGCCTTGCGCGAGCGCTTTTCTTCCTCGGTCAGCAAGCCGGCTCGCGCGACTCCGGCAAGCAGCTCTACAGCGCCGGCATCGGCGCAGGCGAACGCGCCATCGCCCTCAATCCCGAGCGAGTCGAGGGGCATTTCTGGGTAGGGGTAAACCTTTCCCTTTTCGCCGAGGTCGATCGCGGCATAAGAGGGGCGCGAGCGCTTCGGTGGGCCCGCGCCGAGCTGAAGAGGGCGGCTGCTATCAGCGAAAGTTATCATGACGCGGGACCGCTGCGTGTGCTCGGACGGCTCGAACACAAAGCGCCGAGGATTCTGGGTGGCAGCCGCAAACGCAGCCGCGAGCTTCTCGAACGCGCGCTTGAAATCGCCCCCTCAAACAGCGTGACGTTGACCTACGCCGCCGAGCTGGCGATTGACAACGGCGAGCGCGACCGCGCCGCTTCCTTTCTTCAACAGGTGATCGAGCATCCGATCGATGCCGAGTGGGTATTCGAGAACAAGCGTGATTGCGACCTCGCTCGTTCACTACTCGAACGACTCG
- a CDS encoding outer membrane lipoprotein-sorting protein, whose protein sequence is MFISLAGCQKKPEGSPANPKNENSPHSTEIDAAQIIERYRAIDNSRNSTIKMRAQINGQSPSVGLGELTAPRQIQLTIYRKREPDGRLMMLVEFTAPVEERDRDGLITVFPDGRIEAVRYVQSTDSFLVATDATSEDALFGLTPQELAESQPEKYDFVLAGEDTYEATAVYRLDGKLKQGAESKFPRLVLLISKQNFAALQAEFYDNHSELARRLAVSKMEQIAGHWTRLRWSIDNRARLKKIDFEAVEVKYDQNLSDSIFTREHLKKIASR, encoded by the coding sequence ATGTTTATCTCATTGGCCGGATGCCAAAAGAAGCCAGAGGGAAGTCCGGCGAATCCTAAGAACGAAAACAGCCCGCATTCCACGGAGATCGATGCCGCGCAAATCATCGAGCGATATCGCGCGATCGACAACAGCCGCAACTCGACGATCAAGATGCGCGCGCAGATCAACGGCCAGAGCCCATCAGTTGGACTTGGGGAGCTCACCGCGCCGCGGCAGATCCAGTTGACCATCTATCGAAAGCGTGAGCCGGACGGACGGCTTATGATGTTGGTCGAGTTTACCGCTCCGGTTGAAGAACGCGACCGCGACGGGTTGATAACGGTCTTTCCTGACGGCCGAATCGAAGCCGTTCGTTATGTGCAGAGCACCGATAGCTTCCTGGTCGCCACCGACGCCACAAGTGAAGACGCGCTGTTCGGTTTGACGCCTCAAGAACTCGCAGAGAGTCAACCGGAGAAATACGACTTTGTCCTCGCCGGTGAGGACACGTACGAAGCAACAGCCGTCTATCGCCTCGACGGCAAGCTCAAACAAGGCGCGGAGTCAAAGTTCCCCCGTCTGGTCTTGCTGATCTCAAAGCAAAATTTCGCGGCGCTGCAAGCAGAGTTTTACGACAATCATTCCGAGCTGGCCCGCCGCCTCGCGGTCAGCAAGATGGAGCAGATCGCCGGTCATTGGACTCGCTTGCGCTGGAGCATCGACAATCGCGCCCGGCTTAAGAAGATTGATTTTGAAGCCGTCGAGGTGAAGTACGATCAGAACTTGAGCGATTCGATCTTCACCCGCGAGCACTTGAAGAAGATTGCGTCGAGGTAG